A genomic stretch from Candidatus Nitrososphaera gargensis Ga9.2 includes:
- a CDS encoding HIT family protein, with protein sequence MQDENCVFCKIAGDKIPARVVMQNDKAIALLDAFPLAAGHTLVIPKSHYAKVQDMSKEDALAVFEITWKVAGAVEAGSQVTASIIAIHNGSEAGQEIPHMHVHIVPRKKGDGAGAIHSMFKNRPKPSPQEMDALRDKIANNL encoded by the coding sequence ATGCAAGACGAAAATTGCGTATTTTGCAAGATTGCCGGCGACAAGATACCTGCACGGGTAGTGATGCAAAATGACAAGGCAATTGCGCTGCTCGATGCCTTCCCACTTGCCGCAGGCCACACGCTTGTAATCCCAAAATCGCACTACGCCAAAGTTCAGGACATGAGCAAGGAGGATGCGCTGGCGGTGTTTGAAATCACTTGGAAGGTTGCCGGCGCGGTAGAGGCAGGATCACAGGTGACCGCTTCTATAATCGCGATTCATAATGGAAGTGAAGCAGGGCAAGAGATACCCCATATGCATGTTCACATTGTCCCGAGGAAAAAAGGCGACGGCGCAGGTGCCATCCACTCAATGTTCAAGAACCGGCCCAAGCCAAGCCCGCAGGAGATGGACGCGCTGCGCGACAAGATTGCAAACAACCTTTGA
- a CDS encoding HAD family hydrolase yields the protein MHRPFVFFDLGQTLVDEWDFIAHFDQKFLELLNGFGARIDQRNYRAVRDSIIRDRKIGHGSVRELVIEVCRMLSPQGYDKVIASRLESQIKQGRRDLFRLFDDAEPTLQALSKHCEMGLIANQSEDIQELLEKSGLGRFFKVQTISSIVKLKKPDPRIFELALKQAGRPAHECIMVGDRLDTDICPANTLGMTTIRVTNSLFALQMPAQKCEYATYTVAHLSEIPKIVESIIIS from the coding sequence ATGCATAGGCCGTTTGTGTTCTTTGATCTGGGCCAGACCTTAGTTGACGAGTGGGACTTTATCGCCCACTTTGACCAAAAGTTTCTTGAACTGCTGAACGGCTTTGGAGCACGGATAGACCAGCGCAATTACCGTGCCGTTCGTGACAGCATTATCCGCGATCGCAAGATAGGCCATGGCAGCGTCAGAGAGTTGGTAATAGAGGTCTGCAGAATGCTGTCGCCTCAGGGCTATGATAAGGTTATCGCATCCAGGCTTGAGTCCCAGATAAAGCAGGGCAGGCGCGACCTGTTTCGCCTTTTCGATGATGCCGAGCCCACTCTGCAGGCGCTCTCAAAACACTGCGAAATGGGATTAATAGCCAACCAGTCAGAAGACATTCAAGAATTGCTAGAGAAATCTGGGCTTGGCCGGTTCTTCAAAGTGCAGACGATATCCTCTATTGTGAAATTGAAAAAACCTGATCCTCGAATTTTCGAGCTTGCACTAAAGCAGGCGGGGCGTCCTGCACATGAATGCATAATGGTGGGCGACAGGCTCGATACAGACATCTGCCCGGCCAATACACTAGGCATGACTACGATAAGGGTCACCAACTCACTTTTTGCACTGCAGATGCCTGCGCAAAAGTGCGAGTATGCCACATACACTGTGGCGCATTTGTCAGAGATCCCCAAGATAGTGGAAAGCATTATTATCAGTTGA
- a CDS encoding sulfurtransferase → MSSNNGNGYAHPEVLADTGWLADNLNNPNIRILEVDYDPENAYRQGHIPGAYLVWWKRDINDAVRRDIISKQQFESLMSRIGATRDTELILYGDFNGWFAAFAFWVFQYYGHKKVRILDGGRIKWEKEKKRYTKDVPPIQNSRYIAAPADEGIRAYVPDVRRAIERDGETVLVDVRSPKEFSGEITAPPEYPTEHAQRGGHIPTAVNIPWAQAIKEDGTFKDPNDLRALYEAKGVTPDKHVISYCRIGERSSHTWFVLKYLLGYPSVSNYDGSWTEWGNMIGNPIEKGTN, encoded by the coding sequence ATGTCCAGTAATAACGGCAACGGGTATGCTCATCCAGAAGTCTTGGCGGATACCGGCTGGCTTGCTGATAACCTCAATAATCCTAACATCAGGATCCTTGAAGTGGATTATGACCCTGAGAATGCCTATCGACAGGGGCATATTCCGGGCGCCTATCTGGTCTGGTGGAAAAGAGACATCAATGACGCGGTACGCCGTGACATAATCAGCAAGCAGCAGTTCGAAAGCCTCATGTCAAGGATAGGCGCAACCCGCGATACAGAGCTGATCTTGTACGGCGACTTTAATGGCTGGTTTGCGGCATTCGCATTTTGGGTGTTCCAGTACTATGGTCACAAGAAAGTGAGGATACTTGATGGAGGCAGGATCAAATGGGAAAAAGAGAAGAAGCGTTATACAAAGGACGTGCCTCCGATACAAAACTCAAGGTACATAGCAGCGCCGGCAGACGAAGGAATACGGGCATACGTCCCAGATGTACGGCGCGCGATTGAAAGGGATGGAGAGACCGTCCTGGTCGATGTGCGCTCTCCAAAAGAGTTCAGTGGTGAGATTACCGCGCCGCCAGAGTATCCTACGGAGCATGCCCAAAGAGGAGGTCACATTCCGACTGCTGTAAACATTCCTTGGGCTCAGGCGATCAAGGAAGACGGAACGTTTAAGGATCCAAATGACCTTAGGGCACTTTACGAGGCCAAGGGCGTCACACCGGACAAACACGTCATATCGTACTGCAGAATTGGAGAGCGCTCTTCGCATACCTGGTTCGTTCTCAAATACTTGCTCGGCTACCCGTCTGTCAGCAACTACGATGGTTCCTGGACCGAATGGGGCAACATGATAGGCAATCCTATAGAGAAGGGCACAAACTAG
- a CDS encoding phosphosulfolactate synthase, whose translation MLEDYAKNRVDGKKPRKEGRTYVIDKLQGLDKENFEALAPFVDAVKIYGVLPLILPEPVLQRKIKFYQDLGVKVSTGSTISEYMVAENAFDKFVAAAATIGFDIIEIGENSLDLTFEQKKKITDAILAKNLEFQWKVGKKDPRHQLSIDTVTAKVEEAVKLGSDKVVLEANEGVNVGIYDEKGAIKWNFVGALTAKFPPNTFIFEAPLEHQQSALIAEFGQRVNLAEIHVDAVSSIESQRRGFPTKASFSVSYLRKEPEGGPGAKFVYFIIKTRHPIDQVQIMEMSRLPRRTVQSAIDELKNQGLIIERSSLDDARKKVYSPVQSIWL comes from the coding sequence TTGCTTGAAGATTACGCCAAGAACCGGGTAGATGGCAAAAAGCCGAGAAAGGAAGGGAGGACCTATGTCATTGACAAATTACAGGGCCTTGACAAGGAGAACTTTGAAGCTTTAGCCCCTTTTGTCGATGCGGTCAAGATCTACGGTGTTCTCCCTCTTATACTGCCGGAACCGGTATTGCAGAGAAAGATAAAATTTTACCAAGACCTTGGCGTCAAAGTCTCTACAGGCAGTACCATTTCTGAATACATGGTAGCAGAAAACGCGTTTGACAAGTTTGTAGCTGCCGCAGCCACCATCGGGTTTGATATAATAGAAATTGGAGAGAACAGTCTTGACCTGACTTTTGAGCAAAAGAAAAAGATCACTGATGCTATTCTAGCCAAGAACCTTGAATTTCAATGGAAGGTGGGCAAGAAAGACCCGCGCCACCAGTTATCCATCGATACCGTGACTGCCAAGGTGGAGGAGGCAGTCAAGCTAGGTTCAGACAAGGTTGTGCTTGAAGCCAACGAGGGTGTCAACGTTGGCATATATGATGAAAAGGGAGCAATCAAGTGGAACTTTGTGGGGGCGCTTACTGCAAAATTCCCTCCAAACACTTTCATCTTTGAAGCGCCGCTTGAGCATCAACAGTCCGCCCTGATTGCAGAGTTTGGCCAGAGGGTGAACCTTGCAGAGATCCATGTCGACGCTGTATCGTCAATAGAATCACAGAGGAGGGGATTCCCTACGAAGGCATCCTTCAGTGTGTCTTACCTGCGCAAAGAGCCCGAAGGAGGACCAGGGGCAAAATTCGTCTATTTCATTATAAAGACAAGACATCCTATAGACCAGGTTCAGATCATGGAGATGTCGAGGCTTCCCCGAAGGACTGTACAAAGCGCGATAGATGAGCTCAAGAATCAAGGGCTGATAATAGAAAGAAGCAGCCTTGACGATGCCAGAAAGAAGGTTTACAGTCCTGTGCAATCGATATGGCTGTAG
- a CDS encoding ABC transporter substrate-binding protein — protein MNNKLKLSIAAAIIVAVIATSVPLLAISGGSKNIASNNNPGTTLESTQQKTIRIGYFPNINHAQAVIGLGNGDFQKALGSNIKIKTQIFNAGPSAIEALFANQIDVSYIGPNPAINGYVQSEGKALRIISGAASGGAVFVVRNDAGINSVKDFANKKFASPQLGNTQDVALRKYLLDNGYNTKDKGGNVEVLPAKNADIVTLMIKKEIDGAWVPEPWGAKLVKEANGRIFLDERTLWPNGEFVTAHIIARTDYLEKNPDVIEKLIKAHIDETNWINSHPDEARKIFNEQLQILTGKTIPDDEFMDAMSRLKLIYDPVKTSLFESANAAYEIGFFEEKPDLSGIYDLNILNKILRERGLPQIT, from the coding sequence ATGAACAACAAGCTAAAGTTGAGCATCGCTGCAGCTATAATAGTAGCGGTCATTGCTACATCGGTGCCGCTACTTGCGATATCTGGCGGTAGTAAGAATATTGCAAGCAATAACAACCCAGGAACTACTCTTGAATCTACACAGCAAAAGACGATAAGGATAGGATATTTTCCAAATATCAATCACGCGCAGGCAGTTATTGGCCTTGGCAACGGCGACTTTCAGAAGGCTCTTGGAAGTAACATTAAGATAAAAACACAAATCTTTAACGCTGGCCCTTCTGCCATCGAAGCGCTGTTTGCAAACCAGATAGACGTGAGCTACATCGGTCCCAACCCAGCAATCAATGGTTACGTCCAGTCTGAGGGAAAAGCATTAAGAATCATTTCAGGTGCAGCCAGTGGTGGCGCCGTATTTGTTGTCAGAAACGATGCTGGGATTAATTCGGTGAAAGATTTTGCCAACAAGAAATTTGCATCTCCGCAGCTTGGCAACACGCAAGATGTTGCTTTGCGCAAGTACTTGCTCGACAATGGCTACAATACAAAAGACAAAGGGGGCAACGTGGAAGTGCTGCCTGCCAAGAACGCCGATATTGTTACATTGATGATAAAGAAAGAAATTGATGGTGCGTGGGTTCCTGAGCCTTGGGGAGCTAAACTGGTCAAAGAGGCGAATGGAAGAATATTCTTGGATGAACGAACCCTGTGGCCTAATGGAGAATTTGTGACAGCACATATTATAGCCAGAACAGACTATCTGGAAAAGAACCCTGATGTCATAGAAAAGCTGATCAAGGCGCACATTGACGAAACAAACTGGATAAACTCCCACCCTGATGAGGCACGTAAAATCTTTAATGAGCAGCTTCAGATTTTAACAGGTAAGACGATCCCAGATGACGAATTCATGGATGCCATGTCTCGATTAAAACTCATTTATGACCCTGTAAAGACTTCACTATTTGAATCTGCCAATGCCGCTTACGAAATAGGCTTCTTCGAAGAAAAACCGGACCTCTCAGGAATCTACGATCTGAACATTCTCAACAAGATCCTGCGAGAAAGAGGGCTACCTCAGATTACGTAG
- a CDS encoding ABC transporter ATP-binding protein, whose amino-acid sequence MAQIEQMYGKNVILELKEVSKTFLQSEKNDSGPTRRHVVLDRLNLRIREGEFVTIVGTSGCGKSTLLNIIAGLDAPDSGLISVKSNNNKNIGKAERVVIFQEGALFPWLTVTDNVEFGLKIARIPKELRKEIASNFIDMVHLTRFADSYVYQLSGGMKQRVAIARALALDAQILLMDEPFAALDVQTREILHEQLLQIHKSTGKTILFVTHNINEAVQLGDRIILLSPHTRSIKREIVIDYPKPRDIESPEISAIRRELLNELQEDFRFAKTHS is encoded by the coding sequence ATGGCTCAAATCGAACAGATGTATGGCAAAAACGTAATTCTGGAACTGAAAGAGGTCTCCAAGACCTTTCTGCAGTCAGAGAAAAATGATAGCGGCCCTACACGACGCCATGTCGTGCTGGATAGGCTAAATTTGCGCATAAGAGAAGGCGAATTTGTCACAATAGTGGGCACTTCTGGATGCGGCAAGAGCACCCTTTTGAACATAATAGCAGGCCTGGACGCGCCTGATTCTGGCCTAATTTCCGTCAAAAGCAATAATAACAAAAACATAGGAAAAGCAGAGAGGGTTGTCATATTTCAGGAAGGCGCCCTTTTTCCCTGGCTGACGGTCACGGACAACGTCGAGTTTGGACTAAAGATCGCCAGAATCCCAAAAGAGCTCAGAAAAGAGATCGCAAGTAATTTCATAGATATGGTTCATCTGACAAGATTTGCAGATTCATACGTATACCAGCTTTCCGGCGGCATGAAGCAGAGGGTCGCCATTGCACGGGCATTGGCGCTTGACGCACAGATTCTGCTGATGGATGAGCCTTTTGCAGCGCTTGACGTGCAGACGCGGGAGATTTTACACGAGCAGCTGCTTCAGATACACAAATCGACTGGCAAAACGATCCTGTTTGTCACGCACAACATCAACGAAGCCGTCCAACTAGGAGATCGTATCATACTCCTTTCGCCGCATACCAGAAGCATAAAGAGGGAAATTGTGATAGACTATCCAAAACCCCGCGACATTGAAAGTCCAGAGATAAGCGCAATCCGTAGAGAACTTTTGAATGAGCTACAGGAGGATTTCAGATTTGCAAAAACTCATTCTTGA
- a CDS encoding ABC transporter permease: MPTPAKVVGTIARLVTDSSLVVGIGVTMWRLIAGFAMAVGIGGIVGLAMVKFLGFGKTMSSFAVGLLTFPSIAWVPFSILLIGFNDFGILFVVIMASVFSVMTSTYSSIRNVPPIYIRAAKNMGAKGFTLFRYVMIPAATPSLIMGIRQAWSFAWHALIGAEILITTLYGLGHVLHVGREFNDMSQIIAVMIAIFAIGLLVDRLVFMRLEEKVRARWGLNQHNE, from the coding sequence ATGCCTACCCCTGCAAAGGTAGTAGGGACGATCGCTCGCCTGGTAACCGACTCTTCTCTAGTAGTCGGTATCGGGGTGACTATGTGGAGGCTTATTGCAGGCTTTGCGATGGCTGTTGGAATAGGTGGCATAGTTGGACTAGCAATGGTAAAGTTTCTGGGCTTTGGAAAAACCATGAGCTCCTTTGCAGTTGGACTACTCACATTTCCAAGTATCGCGTGGGTGCCGTTTTCAATACTCCTGATAGGATTCAACGACTTCGGGATACTCTTTGTAGTAATCATGGCGTCAGTTTTCTCTGTAATGACATCAACCTACAGCTCCATTCGCAACGTGCCTCCTATTTACATACGGGCTGCCAAAAACATGGGAGCAAAGGGATTCACGTTGTTCAGGTACGTCATGATTCCTGCCGCAACTCCTTCGCTAATTATGGGCATAAGGCAGGCTTGGTCGTTTGCATGGCATGCTTTGATAGGAGCGGAGATACTGATAACGACCCTTTACGGGCTCGGTCACGTCCTTCACGTAGGCAGGGAATTCAACGATATGAGCCAGATAATCGCGGTTATGATAGCCATCTTTGCCATAGGCTTGCTTGTTGATCGACTAGTGTTCATGAGGCTTGAAGAAAAAGTAAGGGCTAGGTGGGGGCTAAATCAGCACAACGAGTAG
- a CDS encoding transposase, which yields MVCNCHLPISKTNISICKPSRITVGIDVGITKFCHDSDNNSIDNPLFLNNDLRPLRRAGRVLSRRLKGSNNWKKAKIRLQILHEHIMNKHNNFLYKLSTEYSKRYDVIFLERLHALNNGEKLPSCKVYS from the coding sequence GTGGTATGCAATTGTCACTTGCCAATCAGCAAAACCAATATTTCAATTTGTAAACCTTCAAGAATCACAGTCGGTATTGATGTTGGCATTACTAAGTTCTGTCATGACTCTGACAATAACTCAATCGATAATCCATTATTTCTGAACAATGACTTAAGGCCATTGAGGCGAGCTGGACGAGTGCTATCTCGAAGACTGAAAGGCTCTAACAACTGGAAGAAGGCGAAGATTAGATTGCAGATACTACATGAGCATATTATGAATAAGCACAATAACTTTCTGTACAAGCTATCCACAGAGTATTCAAAACGATATGACGTAATATTCTTGGAACGATTACATGCTCTCAACAATGGTGAAAAACTACCATCTTGCAAGGTATATTCTTGA
- a CDS encoding helix-turn-helix domain-containing protein has product MLLRNYKFRLYPTVFQEKQLVEALDGCRWVYNYFLDKNLSLEDMQFALTELKGEERFLRNYHSKMLQMVVHKTYSANKVLKALKQNGHRVGRLHYLTDEGYNSFTYNQS; this is encoded by the coding sequence TTGCTGTTACGTAACTACAAGTTTCGCCTTTATCCTACCGTATTTCAGGAGAAACAGCTTGTAGAAGCGCTTGATGGTTGCAGGTGGGTTTACAATTACTTTCTTGACAAGAATCTCTCATTAGAAGACATGCAGTTTGCATTGACAGAGCTGAAGGGAGAGGAACGATTTCTACGTAATTACCATAGTAAGATGTTACAAATGGTTGTACACAAGACATACTCGGCAAACAAGGTTCTAAAAGCCTTGAAACAGAATGGGCATAGGGTTGGGAGATTGCATTATCTGACTGATGAAGGATACAATTCGTTTACATACAACCAGTCGTGA
- a CDS encoding NAD(P)/FAD-dependent oxidoreductase, protein MKRDYDIIVAGGGLAGLIVATSAAYYSHQSLKILVIDRNAIPQQGKKTVSGWVCGDAVGKNTVDYMTERIKISWGYPEIEHPVKGVIAYSPDHETGISFDGEGYILNRRLLPQRQLKDATKAGVEIKERVALRSLIVEGNTVIGVEGDDLDNKTVFKKTAKLVIDCTGVTSVLRTNLPIKSFIQRRINRDDLEATGRYIYNFDLAYDDKTFFDPDYCIIHLDQKLAPGGYGWVFPKGKSKVNIGLGVQQKAFDMRNKAMGVHPDLKTLIDEYVEANPVIKNPRLADGASDDGNAWGTWQVSVRRQNDCLVANGYMLVGDSAWMPKPLDAGGIGPAIIAATIAGKDAVEALQAGDTSEKGLWKYNKHFINDYGYKTAGLEVFRRMLQGLTNEQINYGMKHFLSKMDIDKITKGEHPEFSTVDKLGMMIRGAMNKKLAEDLRYCANMNKVLVDHYYNYPEAPEGFPEWHKTLTKHLEEAFAKYK, encoded by the coding sequence ATGAAAAGAGACTATGACATTATTGTAGCAGGCGGCGGTCTTGCCGGCCTTATTGTGGCAACGTCGGCGGCATACTATTCTCACCAGTCGTTAAAGATTCTGGTCATCGATAGAAACGCGATTCCTCAACAAGGCAAAAAGACGGTTTCTGGCTGGGTATGCGGCGATGCGGTGGGCAAAAACACTGTTGACTATATGACAGAGAGGATCAAGATAAGCTGGGGCTACCCGGAGATCGAGCACCCAGTCAAGGGCGTGATCGCGTATTCGCCTGATCATGAGACAGGCATTTCGTTTGATGGCGAGGGCTATATCCTAAACCGGCGGCTTTTGCCTCAGAGGCAGCTAAAGGATGCCACAAAGGCCGGCGTCGAGATAAAGGAGCGGGTAGCGCTTCGCTCGCTGATAGTAGAAGGCAACACTGTAATTGGAGTGGAGGGCGACGACCTTGATAACAAGACGGTATTCAAAAAGACCGCAAAATTGGTAATTGATTGCACTGGCGTAACCTCTGTATTGCGAACAAACCTCCCGATCAAGTCATTCATCCAGCGCAGGATCAACCGCGACGACCTTGAAGCCACCGGTCGCTACATCTATAACTTCGACCTTGCATATGACGACAAGACCTTTTTCGACCCTGACTATTGCATAATCCATCTGGATCAAAAGCTCGCGCCAGGTGGCTATGGCTGGGTCTTTCCAAAGGGCAAGAGCAAGGTTAACATCGGACTTGGAGTGCAGCAAAAGGCGTTTGATATGCGCAATAAGGCCATGGGAGTCCACCCTGATCTCAAGACGCTCATAGACGAATATGTTGAAGCGAATCCAGTGATCAAAAACCCACGCCTAGCAGACGGCGCTAGCGACGATGGCAACGCTTGGGGAACATGGCAGGTGTCAGTAAGGCGGCAAAATGACTGCCTTGTTGCGAACGGCTATATGCTGGTGGGCGACTCTGCATGGATGCCCAAGCCTCTCGATGCAGGCGGCATTGGGCCGGCGATAATCGCCGCCACAATAGCTGGCAAGGATGCTGTCGAAGCGCTGCAGGCTGGCGACACTTCCGAAAAGGGTCTGTGGAAGTATAACAAGCACTTCATCAATGACTATGGCTACAAGACTGCCGGGCTTGAAGTGTTCCGCAGAATGTTGCAGGGGTTGACAAATGAGCAGATCAACTATGGCATGAAGCACTTTTTGAGCAAGATGGACATTGACAAGATAACAAAGGGCGAGCATCCAGAGTTCAGCACCGTTGACAAGCTCGGCATGATGATAAGAGGCGCAATGAATAAGAAACTTGCAGAGGACCTGAGGTACTGCGCTAACATGAACAAAGTGCTGGTAGATCACTATTACAACTATCCTGAAGCGCCAGAAGGCTTCCCAGAATGGCACAAGACTCTGACAAAACATCTTGAAGAAGCATTTGCAAAATACAAGTAA
- a CDS encoding RNA-binding protein gives MSDIQRSLEVIDKSLKDVQERREKLIKGTRDVVMSCSKSIVALHHGQIDDAKSKMEEAKTMLEEFRKYAKEDLYRYISVAEQELVEAYALRAVMENTPIPSMQDLDVTGPSYLTGLLDCVGEIKRLVYDRMRSGNEKDAEKLFATMEEIYNAIYPFAVYDNIVSGLRKKLDVARILIEDIRAVVTEENRRKALIDAIDGLDRRS, from the coding sequence ATGTCAGACATACAAAGATCGCTTGAAGTAATAGACAAAAGCCTCAAGGACGTGCAGGAGAGGCGTGAAAAACTGATCAAGGGTACACGTGATGTGGTGATGTCATGCAGCAAGTCAATAGTGGCATTGCACCACGGCCAAATAGATGACGCAAAGAGCAAGATGGAAGAAGCAAAGACGATGCTTGAAGAGTTTCGTAAATATGCAAAGGAAGACCTCTACCGCTATATTTCGGTGGCAGAACAAGAGCTTGTCGAAGCATACGCGCTCAGGGCAGTGATGGAGAACACACCTATCCCTAGTATGCAGGACCTAGACGTCACAGGGCCATCCTACCTTACCGGCCTTCTTGACTGTGTCGGTGAGATAAAGCGCCTTGTGTATGACAGGATGCGATCTGGCAACGAAAAGGACGCCGAGAAATTGTTTGCAACAATGGAAGAGATCTATAACGCGATCTATCCCTTTGCAGTCTATGACAACATCGTGTCAGGCTTGCGCAAAAAGCTGGACGTGGCAAGGATCCTCATTGAAGACATCAGAGCAGTCGTCACTGAGGAGAATAGGCGAAAGGCACTCATTGATGCAATCGACGGTCTGGATAGGCGCAGCTGA
- a CDS encoding cyclophilin-like fold protein, translating to MRKAVSLEFSELHEKVIIELDDSQSPKTVRAIINNLPIKVTVNRWGDELYTDETPVKAGEENAKSVVSLLDVAYWPEGSALCFFYGLTPISKQGKILPYSPVNIIGRIMSKPTANIQEFLKSVEKTHVSNKVPVTLSQL from the coding sequence ATGAGAAAGGCGGTATCGCTAGAGTTCTCGGAACTGCATGAAAAGGTCATAATAGAGCTTGACGATTCGCAGTCGCCAAAAACTGTCAGGGCCATAATTAACAATCTGCCCATAAAGGTGACGGTAAATAGGTGGGGCGACGAGCTTTATACAGACGAGACACCTGTTAAAGCAGGAGAGGAGAATGCCAAATCAGTGGTGAGCTTGCTGGATGTCGCGTACTGGCCTGAAGGAAGTGCACTATGCTTTTTCTATGGTCTAACACCTATAAGCAAGCAGGGCAAGATACTACCCTACTCGCCTGTCAACATAATTGGCAGGATAATGTCCAAGCCAACAGCAAACATACAGGAATTTTTAAAATCCGTTGAAAAAACGCATGTTAGCAATAAAGTACCGGTGACACTAAGCCAGCTCTAG
- a CDS encoding ComEC/Rec2 family competence protein: MLATALLPIHAFATEEDGALKIVFIDVGQGDSTLIILPNGKTLLIDGGERDQDKTVLSALQEHNVSKIDVMVATHPHADHIGGLIGVIDAMDVGQIIDSGQVHTTQTFLDFVETIESNQIPLVSVHEGDSIELDPNIDIRVLNPPATLPDRAYNEEEFNNNSVVIKLTYGEFTAIFPGDIELETESRLSSKDIDVDILVASHHGSRGSNTAQYLEAASPEVIVIYAGADNDYGHPHDESLDRINAAGVQHIFRTDIDGTIVLTTNGSSDYTLETVESGKIVVVPEFEYALLITSISLISLIVLINSGRIWKSSRPV, encoded by the coding sequence TTGCTCGCAACAGCATTACTTCCGATACATGCCTTTGCTACTGAAGAAGATGGCGCATTGAAAATCGTGTTTATCGACGTGGGACAGGGTGATTCTACTCTAATCATACTTCCAAATGGAAAAACTCTGCTGATTGACGGAGGTGAACGTGATCAAGACAAAACAGTGCTGTCTGCACTGCAAGAACACAATGTCAGCAAGATAGATGTCATGGTGGCCACGCACCCGCACGCAGATCACATCGGTGGTCTGATTGGCGTCATTGACGCAATGGATGTTGGCCAAATAATAGATTCAGGTCAGGTTCACACCACACAGACCTTTCTAGACTTTGTAGAGACGATCGAGTCAAACCAGATACCGTTGGTTTCTGTCCATGAAGGAGATTCGATAGAGCTTGATCCTAACATCGATATTCGAGTCCTCAATCCACCAGCAACGCTGCCAGACAGAGCTTATAATGAAGAAGAGTTTAACAACAATTCCGTGGTAATCAAGCTTACATACGGCGAATTTACAGCGATATTCCCCGGTGACATTGAGCTAGAGACAGAATCAAGATTATCAAGTAAAGATATTGATGTCGACATATTGGTGGCTTCCCACCATGGAAGCAGGGGATCAAACACAGCGCAATACCTCGAAGCCGCGTCTCCTGAAGTTATCGTCATTTACGCGGGTGCTGACAACGATTACGGGCACCCGCACGACGAGTCGCTTGACAGAATAAATGCGGCAGGCGTGCAACACATATTCCGGACTGACATTGATGGAACAATAGTTCTCACGACCAACGGCAGCAGCGACTATACTCTGGAAACTGTGGAAAGCGGCAAGATAGTTGTCGTGCCGGAGTTTGAATATGCGCTTTTGATTACAAGCATCTCCTTAATTTCATTGATTGTGTTGATAAATAGTGGAAGGATATGGAAGTCGTCAAGGCCAGTCTAG
- a CDS encoding DUF3006 domain-containing protein, with protein MEVVKASLDRFEGNYAVVYSDDGKKFDVPKDMIGAKAGSRIRLYIEGSKIFRVEVDSKATDEALDKVRKKYGRLKRGDHLL; from the coding sequence ATGGAAGTCGTCAAGGCCAGTCTAGACAGGTTCGAAGGCAACTATGCCGTCGTTTATTCCGATGATGGCAAAAAATTTGATGTGCCAAAAGATATGATAGGCGCAAAAGCAGGATCGAGGATTCGGCTGTACATAGAAGGCAGCAAAATCTTCAGAGTCGAGGTTGATAGCAAGGCAACTGATGAGGCACTTGACAAAGTCCGCAAGAAATATGGGCGCTTGAAAAGAGGGGATCACCTACTTTGA